One Neomonachus schauinslandi chromosome 9, ASM220157v2, whole genome shotgun sequence DNA segment encodes these proteins:
- the IPO4 gene encoding importin-4 has translation MPCRGPVSAARRARRPTEVAKPQLRVGSELNHPGDGRGAEHRPFRRKRVSGPPRAALPPSRPSSGGSAAAMEPAGLEQILRELLLPDTERIRRATEQLQTALRDPAALPALCNLLASAADPQIRQFAAVLTRRRLSTRWRRLAAEHRESLKSLVLTALQRETEHSVRLSLAQLSATIFRKEGLEAWPQLMQLLQHSTHSLHIAEREMGLLLLSVVVTSQPEAFQPHYRELLRLLNETLGEVGSPGLLFYSLRTLTTTAPYLSTDDVPLARMLVPKLIVAVQTLIPIDEAKACEAVEALDELLESEVPIITSHLSEVLTFCLEVARNVALGDAIRVRILCCLTFLVKVKSKALLKNRLLPPLLHTLFPIMAAEPALGQLDPEDQDSEEEEPEIGLVGETPKHFAVQVVDMLALHLPPEKLCPLLMPMLEEALRSERPYQRKAGLLVLAVLSDGAGDHIRQRLLPPLLQIVCKGLEDPAQVVRNAALFALGQFSENLQPHISNYSGEVMPLLLAYLKSVPPGHTNHLAKACYALENFVENLGPKVQPYLPELMECMLQPLRNPSSPRAKELAVSALGAIATAAQASLLPYFPTIMEHLRGFLLPGREDLPPVQIQSLETLGVLARAVGEPMRPLAEECCQLGLGLCDQVDDPDLRRCTYSLFAALSGLMGEGLAPYLPQITTLMLLSLRSTEGIVPQYDGTISFLLFDDKSEGEEEEELMDKDEEEEDDSEISGYSVENAFFDEKEDACAALGEISVNSSVAFLPYMESVFEEVFKLLECPHPNVRKAAHEALGRFCCALHKACQSCPSGSSTAALQAALARVVPSYMQAVSGERERQVVMAVLEALTGVLRGCGPLALQPPGRLAELCGVLKAVLQRQTACQDADGDDDEEEEQAEYDAMLLEHAGDAIPALAAAAGGDAFAPFFASFLPLLLCKTKQGCTVAEKSFAVGTLAESIQGLRGASAQFVSRLLPVLVSAAREADPEVRSNAVFGLGVLAEHGGRPAQEYFPKLLGLLLPLLARERHGRVRDNICGALARLLMASPTRKPEPQVLAALLHALPLKEDLEEWVTVGHLFNFLYQSSPDQVVDVAPELLRICSLILAENKIPPDTKATLLQLLTFLARQHTDSFHSALGSLPGDKAQELQAALGLT, from the exons ATGCCTTGCCGGGGCCCTGTTTCCGCGGCTCGGCGGGCGCGCAGGCCGACGGAAGTGGCGAAGCCGCAGCTCCGTGTGGGAAGCGAGTTGAATCACCCTGGCGACGGGCGGGGCGCGGAGCACCGCCCTTTCCGCCGGAAGCGGGTTTCAGGGCCTCCACGTGCAGCCCTTCCCCCCTCCCGACCCAGTAGCGGCGGCTCGGCTGCTGCCATGGAGCCCGCCGGGCTGGAGCAGATCCTGCGGGAGCTGCTGCTGCCAGACACCGAGCGCATCCGCCGG GCCACCGAGCAGCTCCAGACCGCTCTTCGGGACCCGGCCGCCCTGCCCGCCCTCTGCAACCTGCTCGCCTCGGCGGCCGACCCTCAG ATCCGCCAGTTCGCGGCCGTGCTGACCCGCAGACGACTGAGCACCCGCTGGCGACGGCTGGCGGCTGAACATCGGGAGAG CCTCAAGTCCCTGGTCCTGACCGCCCTTCAGAGAGAGACTGA GCACTCTGTGAGGCTTAGCCTGGCCCAGCTCTCAGCCACCATTTTTCGAAAGGAAGGCCTGGAGGCCTGGCCTCAGCTCATGCAGCTTCTTCAGCACAGTACCCACAGCCTCCACATCGCAGAGAGAGAG ATGGGGCTTTTGCTGCTAAGTGTGGTGGTGACCTCCCAGCCTGAGGCCTTCCAACCCCACTACCGGGAGCTTCTTCGGCTTCTGAATGAGACCCTTGGCGAGGTGGGGTCTCCGGGGCTCCTCTTCTACTCCCTGCGCACTCTGACCACCACGGCTCCTTACCTGAGCACTGATGACGTG CCTCTCGCACGGATGTTGGTGCCCAAGCTCATTGTGGCCGTGCAGACTCTGATCCCTATAGATGAG GCAAAGGCCTGTGAGGCTGTGGAGGCCCTGGATGAATTGCTGGAGTCAGAGGTGCCCATCATCACCTCCCACCTCTCTGAGGTTCTCACATTCTGCCTAGAG GTGGCTAGAAATGTGGCTCTGGGTGATGCGATACGTGTACGGATTCTCTGCTGCCTCACTTTCTTGGTCAAAGTCAAGAGCAAG GCCTTACTGAAGAATCGTCTCCTACCACCCTTACTACACACCCTTTTCCCCATTATGGCTGCCGAGCCTGCCCTGGGCCAGCTGGATCCCGAGGACCAGGATTCAGAAGAAGAAGAGCCGGAGATTGGGCTGGTGGGAGAGACTCCCAAGCACTTTGCTGTACAG GTCGTGGACATGCTGGCACTACATTTGCCCCCCGAGAAGCTCTGTCCCCTGCTG ATGCCTATGCTGGAAGAGGCCTTGCGGAGTGAGAGACCGTACCAGCGCAAGGCTGGGCTCCTGGTGCTGGCCGTGCTGTCCGACGGAGCTGGTGACCACATCAGACAGAG GCTGCTGCCCCCGCTGCTGCAGATTGTGTGCAAGGGCCTGGAGGACCCAGCACAAGTTGTTCGCAACGCGGCACTCTTTGCCCTGGGCCAGTTCTCGGAGAACCTCCAG ccccacatcagcaaCTATTCAGGGGAGGTGATGCCGCTGCTTCTCGCCTACCTGAAGTCGGTGCCTCCCGGGCACACAAACCACCTCGCCAAGGCCTGCTATGCTCTGGAGAATTTCGTGGAGAACCTAG GGCCCAAGGTGCAGCCCTACCTTCCGGAGCTGATGGAGTGTATGCTGCAGCCTCTGCGGAATCCTAGCAGCCCCCGGGCCAAGGAGCTGGCCGTGAGCGCCCTGGGGGCCATTG CCACAGCTGCCCAGGCCTCCCTGCTGCCCTACTTCCCCACCATCATGGAGCACCTGCGGGGATTCCTGCTGCCAGGCCGCGAGGACCTCCCGCCCGTGCAGATCCAGAGCCTGG AGACGCTGGGGGTGCTGGCTCGAGCAGTGGGGGAGCCCATGAGGCCCCTGGCTGAGGAGTGCTGccagctggggctgggcctgtGTGACCAGGTAGACGACCCAGACTTGCGGCGCTGCAC gTACAGCCTGTTCGCAGCCTTATCGGGGCTCATGGGTGAGGGCCTGGCGCCCTACCTGCCACAAATCACCACACTCATGCTGCTGTCCCTGCGCTCCACTGAGGGCATTGTG CCTCAGTACGACGGAAccatctccttccttctgtttgaCGACAAGagtgaaggggaggaagaggaggagctcATGGAcaaggatgaggaagaggaggacgaCTCCGAGATCTCAGG GTACAGCGTGGAGAACGCCTTCTTCGACGAGAAGGAAGATGCCTGTGCTGCTCTGGGGGAGATCTCTGTGAACAGCAG TGTGGCTTTCCTCCCGTACATGGAGAGCGTCTTCGAAGAAGTATTCAAGCTGCTGGAG TGCCCTCACCCGAACGTGCGGAAGGCGGCCCACGAGGCCCTGGGGCGGTTCTGCTGTGCACTGCACAAGGCCTGTCAGAGCTGCCCCTCAGGATCCAGCACCGCGG CTCTGCAGGCCGCCCTGGCCCGGGTGGTGCCGTCCTACATGCAGGCGGTGAGCGGGGAGCGGGAGCGCCAGGTGGTGATGGCCGTGCTCGAGGCGCTGACGGGGGTGCTGCGCGGCTGCGGGCCCCTCGCGCTGCAGCCCCCCGGGCGTCTCGCCGAGCTCTGCGGCGTGCTCAAGGCCGTGCTGCAGCGGCAG ACAGCCTGTCAGGACGCTGATGGCGACGATgacgaggaggaggagcag GCCGAATATGACGCCATGTTGCTAGAGCACGCCGGGGACGCCATCCCTGCCCTGGCCGCCGCGGCGGGGGGAGACGCCTTTGCCCCCTTCTTTGCCAGCTTCTTGCCACTGCTGCTATGCAAGACG AAACAGGGCTGCACAGTGGCCGAGAAGTCCTTTGCCGTGGGGACGCTGGCAGAGTCCATTCAGGGCCTGCGTGGTGCCTCAGCGCAGTTCGTGTCTCGGCTGCTCCCCGTGCTGGTGAGCGCCGCCCGGGAGGCCGACCCCGAGGTGCGGAGCAATGCCGTCTTCGGGCTGGGCGTGCTGGCCGAGCACGGGGGCCGCCCTGCTCAGGA ATACTTCCCCAAGTTGCTGGGGCTTCTGTTGCCCCTCCTGGCACGGGAGCGCCACGGTCGCGTCCGTGACAACATCTGTGGGGCGCTGGCCCGCCTGCTGATGGCCAGTCCCACGAGGAAACCGGAGCCCCAG GTGCTGGCCGCCCTCCTGCACGCCCTGCCGCTGAAGGAGGACTTGGAGGAGTGGGTCACCGTAGGGCACCTCTTCAACTTCCTGTACCAGAGCAGCCCTGACCAG